In Cherax quadricarinatus isolate ZL_2023a chromosome 52, ASM3850222v1, whole genome shotgun sequence, the following proteins share a genomic window:
- the LOC138854208 gene encoding aminopeptidase N-like produces MKDSETKITVSSLPRKDQWVIFNIHETGYYKVNYDDDNWNLLIQQLNNDHQVIHVINRAQIIDDAMDLAQAGQLSYNIAMGLNTYLKNEEEYVPWESALSNLNYIKRMFTRSGNYGAIKNYLLTLLTPLYESVGFQDNMNDPHLEQFKRVKALTWACNLEYQDCVNNSVSLYQKWMHNPSDRSIVSPNLKSTVYCTAIAAGGEKEWNFGWNQYLASNVGSEKSLLLSALGCTKKVWILSRYLDMAFTDGSGIRKQDAGTAFEGVARNSVGHYLAWNYIRENWEKIIDYYGSGLFTIPRLVKSATESLNTDLELKEASVGR; encoded by the exons ATGAAGGATTCTGAGACAAAGATCACAGTCTCTTCTCTGCCAAGGAAGGACCAGTGGGTCATCTTCAACATACATGAGACAGGTTATTATAAAGTGAACTATGACGACGACAACTGGAACTTGCTCATTCAGCAACTGAACAACGACCACCAAGTTATCCATGTGATAAACCGTGCTCAGATCATCGACGACGCCATGGACCTCGCACAAGCTG GTCAGTTATCCTATAACATAGCAATGGGCTTGAATACCTACTTGAAAAACGAGGAAGAGTACGTCCCATGGGAGTCTGCATTGTCCAACCTCAACTACATCAAGAGAATGTTTACCCGCTCAGGAAACTATGGAGCTATTAAG AATTACTTGCTCACCCTCCTGACTCCTCTGTACGAGTCTGTCGGCTTCCAAGACAACATGAATGACCCTCATCTGGAACAGTTCAAGCGGGTCAAGGCACTGACGTGGGCCTGCAACCTAGAGTACCAGGACTGTGTCAATAACTCTGTTTCCCTCTACCAAAAGTGGATGCACAACCCAAGTGACCGCAG CATCGTGTCGCCCAACCTGAAGAGCACAGTGTACTGCACCgctattgctgctggtggtgagaAGGAGTGGAACTTTGGCTGGAACCAGTACCTCGCCTCCAACGTTGGCTCTGAGAAATCTCTGCTATTGTCTGCTCTGGGATGTACCAAGAAAGTCTGGATTCTGTCTAG GTACCTCGACATGGCTTTCACAGACGGCAGCGGTATTAGGAAACAGGATGCAGGAACAGCGTTCGAGGGTGTAGCCAGGAACAGTGTAGGACACTACCTTGCCTGGAACTATATTAGAGAGAATTGGGAGAAAATTATTGACTA CTATGGGTCCGGCCTATTTACCATCCCTCGCTTAGTTAAATCGGCTACTGAGTCCTTAAACACAGACTTGGAACTGAAGGAG